A stretch of Pseudoprevotella muciniphila DNA encodes these proteins:
- a CDS encoding DUF4350 domain-containing protein: MKWKNILVPVLIFCAFAAAFMLFLSRERHFDWDQRYLSRSDEPYGLKLFDKLMKESMPKGYEVVRFPDTKSKDYNLLVIAESFKLSRRNTIAIYNHLKAGNDVMIIAELPNVVEQKKDENDLASTQYDESDTNDNSRYSKVIQKAKEIGQRGKTIENLIITLREGVTFGDEAETPQQLRKSPTLQLTNPLTRVKDRKTVTARQGFCTTFFDEDIVNNQKGWNKWNLHNKYTIPANNTTSKEVKAALAAHAKVGKGNLYVISAAHCFTNAGILDDKTLPFVVSTMDMIADRSVVRVTEPYNIGMDPSEAAEEEEQEAESIFQFFHKQKALNLMLYITLAGILLAIFFNARRRQRAINVRKPERNTTLAFIRQIASLHMMHTDYRELYVNKLYAFAELVRKKVGADIFNCTEKDIEAIAGRTGLSQNEIKTQIALLMNYNRTEGKKRLTFEEFTTAANIIRNIKKKIVESR, encoded by the coding sequence ATGAAGTGGAAAAACATTCTGGTGCCTGTGCTTATCTTTTGTGCCTTTGCTGCCGCCTTCATGCTCTTTCTCAGCAGAGAGCGCCACTTCGATTGGGACCAACGCTACCTGAGCAGGAGCGACGAGCCATACGGTCTGAAACTTTTCGACAAACTCATGAAAGAGTCGATGCCGAAAGGCTACGAGGTGGTGCGCTTTCCCGACACGAAAAGCAAGGACTACAACCTGCTGGTCATTGCAGAAAGTTTTAAACTCAGCAGACGAAACACCATAGCCATCTACAATCACCTCAAAGCAGGAAACGACGTGATGATCATTGCAGAACTGCCGAATGTTGTCGAACAAAAAAAAGATGAAAACGACCTCGCAAGCACACAGTACGATGAGTCTGACACTAACGACAACTCACGCTACAGCAAGGTTATTCAGAAGGCCAAGGAGATTGGACAGCGAGGCAAGACCATTGAAAACCTGATAATAACATTGAGAGAAGGGGTTACCTTTGGAGACGAAGCGGAGACACCACAACAACTCAGGAAAAGCCCGACACTGCAACTGACCAATCCTCTCACGCGCGTGAAGGACAGAAAAACCGTTACGGCACGACAAGGATTCTGCACGACATTCTTCGATGAAGACATCGTAAATAATCAAAAAGGTTGGAATAAATGGAATCTCCACAACAAGTACACCATCCCTGCCAATAACACCACATCTAAAGAAGTGAAGGCTGCCCTCGCAGCACACGCGAAAGTGGGAAAAGGCAACCTCTACGTAATCAGTGCCGCACACTGCTTCACCAACGCAGGAATTCTGGACGACAAGACGCTGCCCTTCGTAGTCAGCACCATGGACATGATTGCCGACAGGTCCGTGGTGAGAGTAACTGAGCCATACAACATAGGCATGGATCCTTCCGAAGCAGCAGAGGAAGAAGAGCAAGAGGCAGAATCTATTTTTCAGTTCTTCCACAAGCAAAAGGCGCTCAACCTGATGCTCTACATCACGCTTGCAGGCATCCTACTCGCCATTTTCTTCAACGCGCGACGCCGACAGCGTGCCATCAACGTGAGAAAACCAGAGAGGAACACCACCCTCGCCTTCATACGGCAAATAGCATCGTTGCACATGATGCACACGGACTATCGCGAACTCTATGTCAACAAACTCTATGCCTTCGCCGAACTGGTAAGAAAAAAAGTGGGAGCCGACATCTTCAACTGCACCGAAAAGGATATAGAGGCCATCGCGGGCAGAACAGGACTGTCGCAAAACGAGATAAAAACACAAATCGCACTGCTCATGAACTACAACAGGACAGAGGGGAAGAAGAGGCTGACTTTTGAAGAGTTTACCACAGCAGCAAACATCATCAGAAACATCAAGAAAAAAATAGTTGAAAGTCGTTGA
- a CDS encoding AAA family ATPase: protein MDTRIDLTTFNQKMVLIRQEIARYVVGQPFAVAQLLAAIIADGHVLIEGVPGVAKTLLAKTVARLLNADFSRIQFTPDLMPSDVLGTSVFNPKTQDFNLHKGPVFSQIVLADEINRAPAKTQAALFEVMQERQATIDGITHPMSELFFIIATQNPIEQEGTYKLPEAQLDRFIIKITMGYPSQAEELEILERHQKKERMDINAIKPIFSVQDILGMRQMMDNVVVDANILGYITRIVQNTRNNAEIYLPASPRAAIALLQISKAYAMISGRDFVTPDDVKLLAPSVLSHRLQLTAEAEMEGLTIEHAIRRTLEEALVDTNQQRAMF, encoded by the coding sequence ATGGATACAAGAATCGACCTTACAACATTCAACCAGAAAATGGTGCTCATACGTCAGGAAATAGCCCGATACGTGGTGGGGCAGCCTTTCGCTGTGGCACAACTCCTCGCAGCCATTATAGCCGACGGACACGTGCTCATAGAGGGTGTGCCCGGTGTGGCAAAAACGCTTCTGGCAAAGACTGTGGCACGACTGCTCAATGCCGACTTCTCGCGCATACAGTTCACGCCCGACCTCATGCCGAGCGACGTACTGGGCACATCAGTGTTCAATCCCAAAACTCAGGACTTCAATCTCCACAAAGGTCCCGTGTTCTCGCAAATCGTCCTCGCCGACGAAATCAACCGCGCACCGGCAAAGACGCAGGCTGCCCTCTTCGAGGTGATGCAGGAACGTCAAGCCACCATCGACGGCATCACCCACCCCATGAGCGAACTCTTCTTCATCATCGCCACACAAAACCCCATCGAACAGGAAGGCACCTACAAACTGCCTGAAGCACAACTTGATCGCTTTATCATCAAGATTACAATGGGATACCCATCACAGGCAGAAGAATTAGAAATACTGGAGCGACACCAGAAGAAGGAGCGCATGGACATCAACGCCATAAAGCCCATATTCTCCGTGCAGGACATACTCGGCATGCGGCAGATGATGGACAATGTGGTGGTAGATGCCAACATTCTCGGCTACATTACGCGCATCGTGCAGAACACGCGCAACAACGCAGAAATCTATCTGCCGGCATCACCGCGAGCCGCCATAGCCTTGCTGCAAATCAGTAAGGCGTATGCCATGATTTCAGGCCGCGACTTCGTAACACCCGACGACGTGAAACTTCTTGCACCAAGCGTGCTCTCCCACCGACTGCAACTCACGGCAGAAGCCGAGATGGAAGGACTAACCATCGAGCACGCCATCAGGCGCACACTCGAAGAAGCACTTGTTGATACCAACCAGCAACGCGCCATGTTCTAA
- a CDS encoding DUF58 domain-containing protein — protein MYLTPRFFALLAITALLAAVAYWLPALYPAAIIVLIALVALTIADAITAFAAIRVKARRTMPQLFCIGSKNKVSIEVESEARIKVHLRIQDELPPEMCYHDAQYDTSLSSRETATYNYTLEPKERGKFSYGDIIVFARTPLQLIERKIRIATDRAHIEVYPNFKRLEHVELAAISTTQHEGEKRQLRPIGQTDFEHIRDYVPGDEYRHINWKATARTGRLEVNTYQEQRAQNVMCIIDKGRTMQRTFNNMALLDHAINSTLALSYCVLKHHDMAGTMTFDAKIDTTVPPSQKKNQIKLILRSLYDQQVTYSESDFSPLPTHLDKALHSRSLVVLFTDFNTLNQMRRQLPYFRMIARKHCLLIVFFRDKEVEALADITPSNDKEYKQQAIAENFILQQQTIAAELRQNGIYSLHTTVKDMPANTVRTYLTMKQQGVI, from the coding sequence ATGTATCTCACACCTCGCTTCTTCGCTCTCCTCGCCATTACGGCACTCCTCGCGGCAGTGGCTTACTGGTTGCCTGCGCTTTACCCTGCGGCCATCATCGTGCTCATTGCCCTCGTCGCGCTGACCATAGCCGATGCCATAACAGCCTTTGCAGCCATACGGGTGAAGGCGCGGAGAACCATGCCACAACTCTTCTGTATCGGAAGCAAAAACAAGGTGAGCATAGAAGTGGAGTCGGAAGCCAGAATAAAGGTGCACCTGCGGATACAGGACGAACTGCCACCCGAAATGTGCTACCACGATGCACAGTATGACACAAGCCTTTCAAGTCGGGAAACAGCAACATACAACTATACACTCGAGCCCAAGGAACGAGGAAAGTTTTCCTACGGCGACATCATCGTCTTCGCACGCACACCACTGCAACTCATAGAGCGAAAAATCAGAATAGCCACAGATCGCGCACACATCGAAGTATATCCCAACTTCAAACGACTTGAACACGTAGAACTCGCTGCCATCAGCACGACACAGCACGAAGGCGAAAAACGACAACTGAGACCCATCGGACAGACCGACTTTGAACACATACGCGACTATGTGCCGGGCGACGAATACCGACACATCAACTGGAAAGCCACGGCACGCACAGGCAGGCTGGAGGTGAACACCTATCAGGAACAGCGCGCGCAAAACGTAATGTGCATCATCGACAAGGGACGCACCATGCAGCGGACATTCAACAACATGGCACTTCTCGACCATGCCATCAATTCTACCCTCGCACTGTCCTACTGTGTGCTGAAACACCACGACATGGCAGGCACAATGACTTTCGATGCCAAAATAGACACCACAGTGCCGCCATCGCAGAAGAAAAACCAAATAAAACTCATTCTGCGATCACTCTACGACCAACAGGTAACCTACTCCGAAAGCGATTTCTCGCCACTACCAACGCATCTTGACAAAGCACTACACAGTCGTAGCCTCGTGGTGCTCTTCACCGATTTCAACACACTGAACCAAATGCGGCGACAACTGCCCTACTTCAGGATGATTGCACGAAAACACTGCCTGCTCATCGTATTCTTCAGGGACAAAGAGGTAGAAGCACTTGCCGACATCACACCCTCGAACGACAAGGAATACAAGCAACAGGCCATCGCCGAAAACTTCATCCTCCAACAACAGACCATCGCCGCAGAACTGCGCCAAAACGGCATCTACAGCCTCCACACCACAGTGAAGGACATGCCCGCCAACACCGTACGCACATACCTCACGATGAAGCAGCAGGGGGTTATATAG
- a CDS encoding porin, protein MRKQVFFLLFFLIAVGLQTLKAQTAKSILQEINTLRLEARGDWQHDSQVKDERGFKGRYLNFVLTGNIGEKFSYAYRQRLNKFSKSSSFFDATDWLYINYSPVKQLTLSAGKQVAAIGGYEYDAPPIDIYFSSEFWYNIPCFQWGVSAEYALGGNDALKLQVTQSPFDGFYDHEDMYGYHLMWSGRHGIWSTLWSANLMEYAPKKYISYISLGNQLQLGRVKLCLDFLNRAANHQTYFFKDCSLVGEVSYKPKDCLNLYAKATYDVNKTHTDADLVIHKGTELTRVGGGVEFYPIKNHDVRLHADYSYAWGKNTNPDGTMQDDQSLVNVGVTWKMNLLSIRLKKKD, encoded by the coding sequence ATGCGAAAGCAAGTATTTTTTCTACTTTTTTTCCTCATTGCAGTAGGACTACAGACTCTCAAGGCACAGACAGCAAAGTCGATTCTGCAAGAAATCAACACCCTTCGACTTGAAGCCAGGGGCGACTGGCAACATGACAGCCAGGTCAAAGACGAGCGCGGATTCAAAGGACGTTACCTCAATTTCGTCCTCACAGGCAATATAGGCGAAAAATTCTCATACGCCTACCGCCAACGCCTCAACAAGTTCAGCAAGTCGTCGTCCTTCTTCGATGCCACAGACTGGCTATACATCAACTATTCACCAGTTAAGCAACTGACACTATCCGCAGGTAAACAGGTAGCGGCAATAGGTGGATATGAGTACGACGCACCACCCATCGACATCTATTTCAGTTCGGAATTCTGGTACAACATTCCTTGCTTCCAATGGGGTGTGAGTGCAGAATACGCACTCGGCGGTAACGACGCACTGAAACTGCAAGTAACACAAAGCCCCTTCGATGGTTTCTACGACCACGAGGATATGTACGGCTACCATCTGATGTGGAGCGGCAGACACGGCATCTGGTCCACCCTCTGGTCTGCCAACCTTATGGAATATGCACCGAAGAAATACATCTCCTACATTTCGCTGGGCAACCAGCTGCAACTGGGACGCGTGAAACTCTGCCTCGATTTCCTCAACCGCGCCGCCAACCACCAAACCTATTTCTTCAAGGACTGCTCGCTCGTGGGCGAAGTGTCCTACAAGCCTAAAGACTGCCTCAACCTCTACGCCAAAGCGACCTACGACGTAAACAAGACGCACACCGATGCCGACCTCGTCATACATAAAGGCACCGAACTGACACGTGTGGGCGGCGGTGTGGAGTTCTATCCCATCAAGAACCACGACGTACGTCTTCATGCCGACTATTCATACGCATGGGGAAAGAATACGAACCCTGACGGAACAATGCAGGACGACCAGTCGCTCGTAAACGTAGGCGTAACATGGAAAATGAACCTGCTTTCCATAAGACTGAAAAAGAAAGATTAG
- a CDS encoding nucleoside recognition domain-containing protein, with protein sequence MKKSLSGIICLVIIIGLFTYLGHSMGAANMLNTVMKTAHDLLLNTVFYLMAICVLTGAIGKLFVEFGVVDLLERLLRPLMRPLFNLPGVASLGAVMTFLSDNPAIITLSRDKRFSSYFKKFQFISLTNFGTAFGMGLIVIIFMIGNGYLAGPLIGFFGAFCGCVVSTRLMQRFVLKAYPKYAEENANDSPGGQDTLVPEKERNEEEEKKSLFLRILNALLDGGRSGVDIGLAIIPGVLIISTLVMVLTFGPDASGNYTGAAYQGTELLPWLASKIDFIFNWLFGFTDPHQIAFPITALGAVGAALSLVPNFIAQGWIDGNAIAVFTAIGMCWSGYLSTHTAMLDSLGYRELTSKAILSHTIGGICAAIVAHWGYMLYSLI encoded by the coding sequence ATGAAAAAATCATTGTCCGGCATCATCTGCCTCGTCATCATCATAGGACTTTTCACCTATTTGGGTCACAGCATGGGAGCAGCCAATATGCTTAACACCGTGATGAAAACGGCTCACGACCTGTTGCTCAACACCGTGTTCTACCTCATGGCGATATGCGTGCTCACAGGCGCCATAGGCAAACTGTTCGTGGAATTTGGCGTAGTGGACCTGCTGGAGAGATTGCTGAGACCACTGATGAGACCGCTGTTCAATCTGCCCGGTGTGGCATCGCTCGGTGCCGTGATGACATTCCTTTCGGACAACCCCGCCATCATCACCCTCTCGCGCGACAAGCGTTTCAGTAGTTATTTCAAGAAGTTCCAGTTCATCTCGCTGACCAATTTCGGCACGGCATTCGGCATGGGACTCATCGTCATCATCTTTATGATTGGCAATGGCTACCTCGCCGGACCGCTCATCGGATTCTTTGGCGCTTTCTGCGGCTGTGTTGTTTCCACAAGGCTCATGCAGCGCTTCGTACTGAAAGCCTACCCGAAATATGCTGAAGAAAACGCCAACGACAGCCCTGGCGGACAAGACACACTCGTACCGGAAAAGGAACGCAACGAGGAGGAAGAAAAGAAGTCGCTCTTCCTGCGCATTCTGAATGCCCTGCTCGACGGAGGACGATCCGGCGTGGACATAGGCCTCGCCATCATACCGGGTGTGCTAATCATCTCAACACTCGTCATGGTGCTCACCTTCGGACCCGACGCAAGCGGCAACTACACAGGTGCAGCCTATCAGGGAACGGAACTCCTGCCGTGGCTCGCATCGAAAATAGATTTCATCTTCAACTGGCTCTTCGGTTTTACCGACCCGCACCAGATTGCCTTCCCCATCACAGCACTCGGAGCCGTGGGCGCAGCACTGAGCCTCGTGCCCAACTTCATCGCACAGGGCTGGATAGATGGCAACGCCATAGCCGTGTTCACAGCCATCGGCATGTGCTGGAGCGGATACCTCAGCACACACACCGCCATGCTCGACTCGCTCGGCTACCGGGAACTCACCTCAAAAGCCATACTCTCACACACCATAGGAGGCATCTGCGCAGCCATAGTGGCACACTGGGGGTATATGCTCTATTCACTGATCTGA
- a CDS encoding nucleotidyl transferase AbiEii/AbiGii toxin family protein, translating into MTIFDEMVEALSPSTPNERVNAKHEVMQQITLAGLGRSDFFSHAAFYGGTCLRIFHGLRRFSEDLDFTLTEKDANIHLEAYFPSIIEAFKLTGKDVTIKKKDKKTFGKVESAFLKEDTDAYDISFQTEKNVKVKIELDTCPPMGFGCEQRMLLKPFSFMVRCVALPDLFAGKMHALVFRNWKMRVKGRDWYDFEWYVRHQTPLNYQHLQERIREFSGQEISKETFMNLLREKLASTNIEQVKNDVAGFVEDPHELDIWSNDYFLQLADMIVFD; encoded by the coding sequence ATGACGATATTTGACGAAATGGTTGAAGCCCTGTCACCATCAACACCGAACGAGAGGGTAAACGCGAAGCATGAAGTAATGCAACAAATCACACTGGCAGGTTTAGGACGAAGTGATTTCTTCAGTCATGCAGCGTTTTATGGTGGGACATGCCTGAGAATTTTTCACGGTCTCCGTCGCTTTTCAGAGGACTTGGACTTCACATTGACCGAGAAAGATGCTAACATACATCTTGAAGCCTACTTCCCCTCAATTATCGAGGCATTCAAACTGACAGGCAAGGATGTGACTATCAAGAAGAAGGACAAGAAGACTTTTGGGAAGGTTGAATCAGCCTTTCTGAAAGAAGACACTGATGCATACGACATTTCCTTTCAGACAGAGAAGAATGTAAAGGTTAAGATTGAGTTGGACACTTGTCCGCCTATGGGTTTCGGATGTGAACAGAGAATGCTGCTCAAACCATTTTCCTTTATGGTGCGCTGTGTTGCACTTCCTGATCTTTTTGCAGGGAAAATGCATGCCTTGGTCTTCCGCAACTGGAAAATGCGGGTGAAGGGTCGCGACTGGTACGACTTTGAGTGGTATGTACGTCACCAAACTCCACTCAACTATCAGCATTTACAAGAACGCATACGCGAGTTCAGCGGGCAGGAAATAAGCAAGGAGACTTTTATGAATCTGCTACGCGAGAAACTGGCTTCAACTAATATAGAACAGGTAAAGAACGACGTGGCCGGTTTTGTGGAAGACCCCCACGAACTCGACATCTGGTCAAACGACTACTTCCTTCAGTTGGCTGACATGATAGTGTTTGATTGA
- a CDS encoding type IV toxin-antitoxin system AbiEi family antitoxin domain-containing protein yields MISIEELNALKQLGNVPVSSGLLKSLFRDYRSPDKKVQVLERAGMLIKLKRGLFVVSPDISGKMVSVELVANHLYCPSYISAHYALCHYGLIPERVYEITSVTTLHTSRFENFFGRFSYRGVSSSYFPIGVRSELAEGIAYMIATPEKALCDMLMSERYVPSQSIASLEVFFEEDMRIEISDIRSMDRKIIQACMEAGKKKNVLANLLKIMGRS; encoded by the coding sequence ATGATTTCAATAGAAGAACTCAATGCCTTGAAGCAATTAGGGAATGTACCCGTGAGTAGTGGACTACTAAAGAGCCTTTTCCGCGACTATCGTTCACCCGATAAGAAAGTGCAGGTACTGGAGCGTGCAGGAATGCTCATCAAACTGAAACGCGGGTTGTTTGTGGTTTCTCCAGACATTAGTGGTAAAATGGTGTCGGTTGAGTTGGTGGCTAACCATCTCTATTGTCCTTCATACATCTCTGCGCACTACGCGCTTTGCCACTATGGTTTGATTCCCGAGAGAGTTTATGAAATCACGTCTGTAACCACTCTCCACACCAGTAGATTTGAGAATTTCTTCGGTCGTTTTTCTTATCGAGGCGTTTCTTCCTCATATTTTCCGATTGGTGTCAGAAGTGAACTTGCTGAAGGCATTGCATATATGATAGCAACCCCTGAGAAAGCACTCTGTGACATGCTGATGAGCGAACGCTATGTGCCGTCCCAGTCCATAGCAAGTCTTGAAGTTTTTTTTGAGGAAGATATGCGTATTGAGATTAGCGACATACGAAGTATGGACAGGAAAATCATACAGGCATGTATGGAAGCGGGAAAGAAGAAGAACGTATTGGCTAACTTATTAAAGATTATGGGTCGTTCCTAA
- a CDS encoding outer membrane beta-barrel protein — MDEQTGEPLSEASVRLSLEIRHDGRSQGTLGYSRKTDSEGVFTLDNHYQGRLEYELSYIGYHTMRKSFIVSGNESDTLRLDTLRLRPSDILKNTAVVKGHYKRFIMRGDTVIFNPKAFKLEEGARLEELIEKLDGVTINEKGEMSWMGKPLRILINGEDFMNGANGIVSVLPAIAVDKIKVYDKASKYTERTGNADGKEDKVLDLQIKPGWFEKWYGTAKAGYQTTDRYEGTLDAMRLSNHLPTLVFANANNRDYLRDKSMKFSMWMPLGGEGKAQTGAFSIEHRNDTTVADSVRGSQTLRRRLGGSVSLPHFDEISSTYSTKENFSPGQLHTFTLTDQRDYKHNFNPNVSLHFKRDFNKKTNLEIYGDIDYKYTDANSEHRTSIFDEQPYNYSANPRLEPFLPTMDDSLKAHLLTRNRTYTSSQSHLGRGRFGADFDYIFADGSMLELTTRFDYSKSDNKNLQSYHIDYLKMNTRDYSLRRSDNDDESGRFGVSVSYNKNLSKNFSFYLSYNLSHTSTTQNSNHLLSYDDGDTWMEDVANSYYDHERTFENSFDARMMLKAGPWQFRPGMSIESVSERESYRRGSLDTTATRTLWKPSPSLDVKLRMNKASSVQWTLSHSQNQPKLLNTLNYIDTTDPLSVKLGNPNLHNSKQWEANMRYDATFSKSQLMLNSTLGFTSEADPIVSVWAFNPQTGVNTTWSANARNGYRWKAILELDKGLGAHFHTSNKLNVSHQKSYGFLANSGTTENVTEMCTQQFSLNENYSLTYERNYLSAELYGSLNYIKAKNHEAGMNNKFWNYEYGTKLRLNLGKWTLNTKFYNLGRRGYNSSDYNGDRLLWNASAAWKCLKGKGKLSIELDDILNKDKYYHATVSAFERLETGEKKLHHYCLISFTWNFDAVGGKKNPW, encoded by the coding sequence GTGGATGAACAGACCGGTGAACCCCTGAGCGAAGCAAGCGTTAGATTGTCATTAGAGATACGTCATGACGGGCGTTCCCAGGGCACTTTAGGTTATAGTCGTAAAACAGATTCTGAAGGTGTTTTTACACTCGACAACCATTATCAAGGGCGTTTGGAATATGAATTGAGTTATATCGGTTATCACACCATGCGTAAGTCATTCATTGTTTCGGGCAATGAAAGCGACACGTTGCGACTCGACACGCTCCGCCTTCGTCCAAGCGACATCCTGAAGAACACTGCCGTGGTAAAAGGGCATTACAAGCGCTTTATCATGCGAGGCGACACCGTGATTTTCAACCCCAAGGCCTTCAAACTTGAAGAGGGTGCACGTCTTGAGGAACTGATAGAAAAACTTGACGGCGTAACCATCAATGAAAAAGGAGAGATGTCGTGGATGGGAAAACCATTGCGCATATTGATCAACGGCGAGGATTTCATGAACGGTGCAAATGGGATTGTGAGTGTGCTGCCTGCCATTGCTGTTGACAAGATTAAGGTTTATGACAAGGCAAGCAAGTACACAGAGCGCACGGGCAATGCTGACGGAAAAGAGGATAAAGTGCTGGATCTGCAGATAAAGCCCGGATGGTTCGAAAAATGGTATGGAACGGCAAAAGCAGGCTATCAGACCACGGACAGATACGAAGGGACGCTTGATGCCATGCGTCTGAGCAACCATCTTCCCACTCTCGTCTTTGCCAATGCCAATAACAGAGACTACCTAAGGGATAAATCTATGAAATTCAGTATGTGGATGCCACTTGGTGGAGAAGGTAAGGCGCAGACTGGCGCTTTTTCGATAGAGCACCGAAATGACACGACGGTCGCTGACAGTGTGAGAGGCTCGCAAACTCTTCGCCGACGCTTAGGAGGTAGTGTCTCTCTACCGCATTTCGATGAAATATCAAGTACTTATTCCACCAAGGAAAATTTCTCTCCAGGGCAACTCCACACCTTTACGCTTACAGACCAAAGAGACTACAAGCATAATTTTAATCCAAATGTTTCGCTGCATTTTAAGCGTGATTTCAATAAAAAGACGAATTTAGAAATCTATGGAGACATAGATTATAAATACACCGATGCCAACAGCGAACACCGGACATCCATCTTTGACGAACAGCCCTACAATTACAGTGCGAATCCAAGGCTCGAACCATTCTTGCCAACTATGGACGATAGCTTAAAAGCGCATTTGCTTACGCGCAACCGCACCTATACGTCAAGTCAAAGTCATTTGGGGAGGGGGAGATTTGGAGCCGATTTTGATTATATTTTTGCAGATGGCTCAATGCTTGAGCTGACAACAAGATTCGATTATTCTAAATCAGACAATAAAAATCTGCAATCCTATCACATAGATTATCTCAAGATGAATACCCGCGACTATTCTCTGCGTAGATCCGACAATGATGACGAATCCGGAAGGTTTGGTGTGAGTGTAAGTTATAATAAGAATCTGAGCAAGAACTTCAGTTTTTACCTGTCATATAATTTAAGTCATACTTCAACCACTCAAAACAGCAATCATCTTCTGTCTTATGATGACGGCGATACGTGGATGGAGGATGTTGCCAACAGTTATTATGACCATGAACGGACTTTTGAAAACAGTTTTGATGCCAGAATGATGCTGAAGGCAGGTCCATGGCAATTCAGACCCGGGATGTCCATAGAATCAGTCTCCGAGCGCGAATCGTACAGGCGTGGAAGTCTCGACACTACAGCCACTCGCACATTATGGAAGCCATCGCCCAGCCTGGATGTCAAACTGCGAATGAACAAGGCGAGTTCGGTGCAATGGACTCTGTCGCACAGCCAGAATCAGCCCAAACTTCTGAATACACTCAATTACATTGACACCACCGACCCGCTGTCAGTGAAACTCGGCAATCCCAATCTTCATAATTCAAAGCAGTGGGAAGCAAACATGCGATATGATGCTACTTTTTCTAAAAGCCAACTCATGCTGAACTCTACGTTAGGTTTTACGTCAGAAGCAGATCCCATCGTGAGCGTCTGGGCGTTTAATCCTCAGACAGGCGTGAACACAACATGGAGTGCCAACGCACGTAACGGCTATAGATGGAAAGCAATACTCGAACTGGACAAAGGACTTGGTGCACATTTCCACACTTCAAACAAACTTAATGTTTCGCATCAGAAGAGTTATGGCTTTCTGGCAAATTCGGGCACAACAGAAAACGTAACGGAAATGTGTACGCAACAGTTTTCATTGAATGAGAACTACAGCCTTACATACGAGAGGAACTACCTGTCTGCCGAACTGTACGGTTCTCTCAACTACATTAAAGCAAAGAATCACGAAGCGGGCATGAACAATAAATTCTGGAACTACGAATATGGAACAAAACTGCGCCTTAATCTTGGCAAGTGGACATTAAACACAAAATTTTATAACCTTGGCAGGCGCGGATACAACTCTTCCGATTATAACGGCGACAGATTGTTGTGGAATGCATCGGCAGCGTGGAAATGCCTGAAAGGAAAGGGCAAACTCAGTATTGAATTGGACGACATCCTCAACAAGGATAAATATTACCATGCTACGGTCAGTGCCTTCGAACGGTTAGAAACGGGAGAGAAGAAACTCCATCATTATTGCCTGATATCATTCACATGGAACTTCGATGCAGTAGGAGGGAAAAAGAATCCGTGGTAA